From a single Ischnura elegans chromosome 7, ioIscEleg1.1, whole genome shotgun sequence genomic region:
- the LOC124163036 gene encoding histidine-rich glycoprotein-like produces MLRRHSSGGPAGLLLLISVVLLLSALQLSAAEKDKHQDGHPKATKIHHRVPTHHMHAAAKVHREEPSKKAHHHPTTATPTSVHHHHTAAPKGKAPAAYQHLPEHHVDKHAKHRLEEPKRRLEEQKPPKPFLQPPHLPKHQDRPVKHHYARQEKSKHH; encoded by the coding sequence ATGTTGCGTCGTCACTCATCAGGAGGTCCGGCGGGCTTGCTCCTGCTCATATCCGTGGTATTGCTGCTCTCCGCGCTCCAACTAAGCGCTGCAGAGAAAGATAAGCACCAAGATGGTCACCCGAAGGCGACGAAGATTCACCACCGTGTACCAACGCACCATATGCACGCGGCCGCCAAGGTCCACCGGGAGGAACCCTCCAAGAAGGCGCACCATCACCCGACAACGGCCACCCCCACATCCGTGCACCACCACCACACTGCAGCACCAAAGGGCAAAGCACCAGCCGCGTACCAGCACTTACCCGAACACCACGTGGACAAGCACGCCAAGCACCGCCTGGAGGAACCCAAGAGGCGCCTGGAGGAGCAGAAGCCTCCAAAACCTTTTCTCCAGCCCCCCCATCTCCCCAAGCACCAAGATAGACCTGTCAAGCACCACTACGCGAGGCAGGAGAAGAGCAAGCACCACTGA